Proteins from a single region of Chlorocebus sabaeus isolate Y175 chromosome 7, mChlSab1.0.hap1, whole genome shotgun sequence:
- the RPS3A gene encoding small ribosomal subunit protein eS1: MAVGKNKRLTKGGKKGAKKKVVDPFSKKDWYDVKAPAMFNIRNIGKTLVTRTQGTKIASDGLKGRVFEVSLADLQNDEVAFRKFKLITEDVQGKNCLTNFHGMDLTRDKMCSMVKKWQTMIEAHVDVKTTDGYLLRLFCVGFTKKRNNQIRKTSYAQHQQVRQIRKKMMEIMTREVQTNDLKEVVNKLIPDSIGKDIEKACQSIYPLHDVFVRKVKMLKKPKFELGKLMELHGEGSSSGKATGDETGAKVERADGYEPPVQESV, from the exons ATGGCGGTTGGCAAGAACAAGCGCCTTACGAAAGGCGGCAAAAAGGGAGCCAAGAAGAAAGT GGTTGAtccattttctaagaaagattgGTATGATGTGAAAGCACCTGCTATGTTCAATATAAGAAATATTGGAAAGACGCTCGTCACCAGAACCCAAGGAACCA aaattGCATCTGATGGTCTCAAGGGTCGTGTGTTTGAAGTGAGTCTTGCTGATTTGCAGAATGATGAAGTTGCATTTAGAAAATTCAAGCTGATTACTGAAGATGTTCAGGGCAAAAACTGCCTGACTAACTTCCATGGCATGGATCTTACCCGTGACAAAATGTGTTCCATGGTCAAAAAGTGGCAG ACAATGATTGAAGCTCATGTTGATGTCAAGACTACCGATGGTTACTTGCTTCGTCTGTTCTGTGTTGGTTTTACTAAAAAACGCAACAATCAGATACGGAAGACCTCTTATGCTCAGCACCAACAGGTCCGCCAAATCCGGAAGAAGATGATGGAAATCATGACCCGAGAGGTGCAGACAAATGACTTGAAAGAAGTGGTCAATAAATT GATTCCAGACAGCATTGGAAAAGACATAGAAAAGGCTTGCCAATCTATTTATCCTCTCCATGACGTCTTcgttagaaaagtaaaaatgctgAAGAAGCCCAAGTTTGAAT tgggaaaGCTCATGGAGCTTCATGGTGAAGGCAGTAGTTCTGGAAAAGCCACTGGGGATGAGACAGGTGCTAAAGTTGAACGAGCTGATGGATATGAACCACCAGTCCAAGAATCTGTTTAA